From the genome of Mixophyes fleayi isolate aMixFle1 chromosome 2, aMixFle1.hap1, whole genome shotgun sequence, one region includes:
- the GSX1 gene encoding GS homeobox 1, with protein MPRSFLVDSLILRETNEKKNENSPPLFPYAVHPSHPLHGLSAGSCHSRKAGLLCVCPMCVTASQLHAPPPGMPLLKASFSSFSSQYCPTAIGRQHSGSSALNLSHGPAIYQASYPVPDLRQFHCISVDTPSSHLPSSKRMRTAFTSTQLLELEREFASNMYLSRLRRIEIATYLNLSEKQVKIWFQNRRVKHKKEGKSSSHRSSSHNCKCSSFSSTKCLEDEDEDDLVLSPSSSEKEDRDLSPSP; from the exons ATGCCTCGCTCATTCCTAGTGGACTCCCTAATCCTAAGGGAAACCAACGAGAAGAAGAATGAAAACAGCCCACCGCTGTTCCCGTATGCGGTCCACCCGTCACACCCTCTGCACGGACTGTCTGCTGGGTCCTGCCACTCTCGGAAAGCCGGGCTGTTGTGTGTCTGTCCAATGTGTGTCACCGCATCACAGCTTCACGCACCTCCGCCCGGCATGCCTCTCCTCAAggcttccttctcttccttcagcTCTCAGTACTGTCCAACGGCCATTGGGAGACAACACTCAGGATCCTCTGCCTTAAACCTGAGCCACGGTCCAGCTATCTACCAGGCGTCATACCCCGTTCCAGATCTAAGACAATTCCACTGCATCTCTGTTG ATACCCCATCCAGCCACTTGCCGAGCAGTAAGCGGATGCGCACAGCATTCACCAGCACTCAGCTCCTGGAGCTTGAGAGAGAATTTGCCTCCAACATGTATTTGTCTCGACTCAGACGCATTGAGATAGCCACTTACCTGAACCTCTCGGAAAAGCAGGTCAAAATCTGGTTCCAGAACAGGAGGGTCAAGCACAAGAAGGAAGGAAAGAGCAGCTCACACAGGAGCAGCTCCCACAACTGCAAATGTTCATCCTTTTCATCCACAAAATGTctagaggatgaggatgaggatgacctGGTCCTGTCGCCTTCATCTTCCGAAAAGGAAGACAGAGACCTTTCTCCAAGTCCGTAA